The Synechocystis sp. PCC 7509 genome includes a window with the following:
- a CDS encoding DNA-directed RNA polymerase subunit omega, producing the protein MLKRSKFETPQSEVIQRAEELISAASNRYKITVQVANRAKRRRYEDFDTMDDPMMKPVLRAIIEMSDELNQPEIIGES; encoded by the coding sequence ATGCTTAAGCGTTCTAAATTCGAGACACCCCAAAGCGAAGTTATTCAACGAGCAGAGGAGCTAATTAGCGCCGCCTCCAATCGTTATAAAATTACTGTGCAAGTCGCCAATCGCGCCAAACGCCGCCGCTATGAAGACTTTGATACAATGGACGATCCGATGATGAAACCAGTATTGCGGGCAATTATTGAAATGTCCGACGAACTAAATCAGCCGGAAATTATTGGCGAATCTTAA
- a CDS encoding acetoacetate decarboxylase family protein, which produces MSYPQPPWTLKGDAFISLQLLDIARVRPFIPTKLNIISVLPGKTIGGVYLSKYNTGSVLEYSELIIIAGFLSYKGKLGGWVSHIYVDNPDSVAGGREIWGLPKELADFTWIDNSVTVSQANQVLCKLDYKRQSFGLPLKLSASAFSCKSSNLLIFPAFVESKLGLVSSKLDIPTTSPFASLNIGQPILTVHSDRLNLLVDAPTIVGQMDNR; this is translated from the coding sequence ATGAGCTACCCCCAGCCACCTTGGACATTAAAAGGCGATGCTTTTATTTCTCTACAGTTATTAGACATTGCGCGAGTCCGTCCTTTTATACCTACAAAATTAAATATTATTTCTGTACTACCTGGTAAAACTATCGGCGGAGTTTATTTGTCTAAGTACAATACTGGTTCAGTATTGGAATATAGCGAATTAATCATTATTGCTGGATTTTTGAGCTACAAAGGTAAGTTGGGCGGCTGGGTTTCCCATATTTATGTAGATAATCCTGATTCGGTAGCTGGTGGGCGAGAAATTTGGGGACTTCCAAAAGAATTAGCCGATTTTACTTGGATAGATAATAGCGTTACGGTAAGTCAAGCAAATCAAGTATTGTGCAAATTGGACTATAAGCGTCAAAGCTTTGGTTTACCTTTAAAACTTAGTGCTTCAGCTTTTAGTTGCAAAAGTAGCAATTTATTAATATTTCCAGCTTTTGTGGAATCAAAGTTGGGTTTAGTTAGTTCTAAATTAGATATTCCAACTACTAGCCCTTTTGCTAGTTTAAATATCGGTCAGCCTATATTAACAGTTCATAGCGATCGCCTAAATTTATTAGTTGATGCTCCAACCATAGTCGGACAAATGGATAATAGGTAA
- a CDS encoding PP2C family protein-serine/threonine phosphatase: protein MPQPSSEQPTDRNNASTDINPVLALKELVARLHREQHKIQDLLSSLGFALRSFNNLNQFLELIPLMATRVTDADGGALILYKANGQVKLEQLHCQDSSQQKIIRKALETATSVVTASLTAAQLVPATATLDAQVSSQLGGDMQLFGTTILVKHTERGRLYVFSANPDYTWTEDRQKLVRLIADQTAVAIENGELTVELRKKERLDRELEIGAEIQLQLLPRQCPTIPGVTLAALCQPANRVGGDYYDFIPTNHDRKNSLASQVSPRWALVIGDVMGKGVPAGLIMTMTRGMLRGEVLNGHSPARILQHLNRVMYADLENSHRFVTLFCSEYDPDTQVLTYSNAAHNPPLLWQAATKTIKRLDTLGMLIGLDAHSQYENAQVQLRTGDTIIYYTDGFTDAASQNGDRFDEENLIRVFGWACKHSLEPQSILEYLFDKVRQFIGTVSQNTDDMTLVVMQIQ, encoded by the coding sequence GTGCCTCAACCGTCCTCTGAACAACCTACTGACCGTAACAATGCTTCTACAGACATTAACCCAGTTTTGGCACTCAAAGAATTGGTGGCGCGTCTGCATCGAGAACAACATAAAATCCAAGACTTACTAAGCTCTTTAGGTTTTGCGCTCAGAAGCTTCAACAACCTTAACCAGTTTTTAGAGTTGATTCCGCTCATGGCAACGCGGGTAACAGATGCAGACGGTGGCGCACTAATATTATATAAAGCCAACGGCCAAGTAAAGTTAGAACAATTACATTGCCAAGATAGCAGCCAACAAAAAATAATTCGTAAAGCTTTAGAAACCGCCACAAGTGTAGTTACCGCCTCTTTGACAGCCGCCCAATTAGTACCCGCCACCGCCACGCTAGACGCTCAAGTTAGCAGCCAATTGGGGGGAGATATGCAGTTGTTTGGTACAACTATTTTAGTTAAACATACTGAAAGAGGTAGATTGTATGTTTTTAGTGCTAATCCTGACTACACTTGGACTGAAGACAGACAAAAGCTTGTGCGCCTAATTGCCGATCAAACTGCCGTAGCAATAGAAAATGGCGAGCTTACTGTAGAATTACGCAAAAAAGAACGTTTAGATCGAGAATTAGAGATTGGGGCAGAAATTCAATTACAACTACTACCCCGTCAATGTCCAACTATTCCTGGTGTAACCCTCGCTGCTTTATGTCAACCCGCCAATCGAGTTGGAGGAGATTATTACGATTTTATTCCCACCAATCACGACAGAAAAAACAGCTTGGCTTCCCAAGTTTCTCCGCGCTGGGCGTTAGTAATTGGGGATGTGATGGGAAAGGGCGTACCTGCGGGTTTAATTATGACTATGACGCGGGGAATGTTACGAGGAGAAGTGCTAAATGGTCATTCCCCAGCCCGGATTCTACAACACTTAAATCGGGTCATGTACGCTGACTTAGAAAATTCTCATCGGTTTGTAACCTTGTTTTGCTCAGAGTACGATCCCGATACACAGGTTTTGACTTATAGTAATGCGGCTCATAATCCACCGTTATTGTGGCAAGCTGCAACTAAAACTATTAAGCGTCTTGATACTTTGGGAATGCTAATCGGGCTTGATGCTCACAGTCAGTATGAAAATGCTCAAGTTCAACTACGGACTGGGGATACAATTATTTACTATACTGATGGATTTACTGATGCTGCTAGTCAAAATGGCGATCGCTTTGACGAAGAAAACTTGATTCGTGTTTTTGGGTGGGCTTGCAAGCATTCCCTAGAACCTCAATCAATTTTAGAATATTTATTTGATAAAGTTCGGCAATTTATCGGTACAGTTAGTCAAAATACTGATGATATGACTTTAGTTGTCATGCAAATTCAATAG
- a CDS encoding DUF2301 domain-containing membrane protein: MKAQLAPEAIIYQGQFGDFTIDKSDRISVIIYRTGLAIAALSFALGSAIALLQTNNFSLLTPLFFCFSLGLGVSLLTIHIYLAVLHRVLQIFWAIGTIAAIFWTISSSAPLAVTLYERPVALFGVGFIFAALTGIYFKESFCFHRLETKFLTFLVPVLLLGHMLGIFPQQLEQIMLATWATLFGVFAVRKVVQPIPPDIGDKSVFTYLHERSA; this comes from the coding sequence ATGAAAGCTCAACTAGCACCAGAAGCAATAATTTATCAAGGACAGTTTGGCGATTTTACAATTGACAAAAGCGATCGCATAAGTGTAATTATTTACCGTACAGGTTTAGCAATCGCGGCGCTGAGTTTTGCTTTGGGTAGTGCGATCGCATTGCTACAAACTAATAATTTTTCGTTGCTAACTCCCTTATTTTTCTGCTTTAGCTTGGGTTTAGGGGTTAGTTTGCTAACAATACACATTTATCTCGCTGTCTTGCATAGAGTATTACAAATCTTTTGGGCGATTGGCACAATTGCCGCAATTTTTTGGACAATTTCTAGTAGCGCCCCACTAGCTGTAACTCTTTACGAACGACCAGTAGCTTTATTTGGTGTAGGGTTTATTTTTGCTGCTTTAACAGGTATTTATTTTAAAGAATCCTTTTGTTTTCATCGCTTGGAGACAAAATTTCTTACTTTCTTAGTTCCAGTTTTGCTCTTAGGACATATGTTAGGCATTTTCCCCCAACAGTTGGAGCAAATAATGCTTGCTACCTGGGCTACTTTATTTGGTGTATTTGCTGTACGCAAAGTAGTACAACCAATTCCGCCAGACATTGGCGATAAATCCGTATTTACTTATTTACACGAGCGTAGTGCTTAA
- the smc gene encoding chromosome segregation protein SMC, with the protein MVYVKRLELSHFKSFGGTTTVPLLPGFTVVSGPNGSGKSNILDALLFALGLSSSKGMRADRLPDLVNHTQGSRGKSEASVTVTFDISDEQENTPTEWSVTRKLRVTKHDTYTSNYYINGEACTLTDLHAQLSQLRIYPEGYNVVLQGDVTSIISMNAKERREIIDELAGVANFDRKIVQAKDTLEEVRDRIERCQIVEKELILQREKLSSDRLKAEKYQLLRADFTQKQQWETVLQWRHLQKQQAQIVAQLQQSDRTITEITTQLANQQLQIQHSTSQLDLLNERVKALGEADLLALQSTLATHQAEQKQLHLRQQELEHAANNITVNISQKNQEVKSNQQLFSQFIQEQEVLENQDITTLRSALREAEIALKQSREGANAIADASDELVQQQAALSHQIEALQQNIEPQRTEQTKLKERHNQLTKQVAEQNQLISTIEPQIAAKKEQFTNLEADLLTVTADSELLLKALAAGEQELQIQMQTQNRLILEQREKQRNLDKLEAQVQAIQETQGTYATKVILQSGLTGVCGLVAQLGSVELRYQLALETAAGGRLGQLVVEDDLVAAAAIELLKQKKAGRITFLPLNKIQSGRFSPTVALRYANGFVDYAINLVECEGKYQNIFAYVFGSTVVFTTLEAARGYLGQHRIVTLDGELLETSGAMTGGMSNQRASLHFGRVEATESQEITQLKTRLQDITQVLERCTQVINTLLAKTKQQSQQSTEMRQQRREKQLQSEQLTKEISNLSQQLAQTRVQNAQTTEQLANAQSRLQLLEQKLPSLEATLQQQKLALSELEKSQTNSLWQEIQAIIKTNEQQLQLKEQALRQVEVKIQELELQKSRLQEKIATSVARVKEYQQQEIVIISQVAKIETQLLAIATQITQLQTALSQVSQQLTTEKAERDRTEQQLRAQHLAYSQWEWQKQKQIETQVTKQQELLALKTKLQELELPEPLPEIPIQMDLEQLQKELKATSKRLEAMEPVNMLALEEYDRTNTRLEELTQKLETLVAERTELLLRIENFTTLRQRAFKEAFDAVNENFQSIFAILSEGDGYLQLDNIEEPFNSGLNLVAHPKGKPVQRLASMSGGEKSLTALSFIFALQRYRPSPFYAFDEVDMFLDGANVERLAKMIKQQATLAQFIVVSLRRPMIESAERTIGVTQARGAYTQVLGIKL; encoded by the coding sequence ATGGTGTATGTTAAGCGACTGGAACTCTCTCATTTTAAATCTTTTGGCGGTACAACTACCGTGCCATTACTGCCAGGATTTACAGTGGTTTCTGGACCCAATGGTTCGGGTAAATCAAATATTCTCGATGCTTTATTATTTGCCCTTGGTCTTTCTAGTTCTAAGGGGATGAGAGCCGATCGCTTACCCGATCTAGTTAATCACACTCAAGGCAGTCGCGGTAAGTCTGAAGCTAGTGTTACTGTTACTTTTGATATTAGCGATGAGCAGGAAAATACTCCCACTGAATGGAGCGTTACGCGCAAGCTTAGAGTTACGAAGCATGATACTTATACCTCAAATTACTACATCAATGGCGAAGCTTGTACGCTGACGGATTTACACGCCCAATTATCGCAGTTGCGGATTTATCCTGAAGGCTACAATGTAGTGCTACAAGGGGATGTGACTAGCATTATTTCTATGAATGCTAAGGAGCGTCGGGAAATTATTGACGAACTAGCGGGGGTTGCTAACTTTGATCGCAAAATTGTCCAAGCGAAAGATACTTTGGAGGAAGTGCGCGATCGCATTGAGCGCTGTCAAATTGTCGAAAAAGAATTAATTCTGCAACGGGAAAAGCTTTCATCCGATCGCCTCAAAGCTGAGAAATACCAACTGCTCCGCGCTGACTTTACTCAAAAGCAACAGTGGGAAACGGTGCTACAGTGGCGGCATTTACAAAAGCAACAAGCACAAATTGTCGCGCAACTTCAACAAAGCGATCGCACTATTACCGAAATAACTACTCAACTTGCCAACCAGCAGTTACAAATTCAACACTCCACTAGCCAACTCGATTTACTCAACGAGCGCGTCAAAGCCTTGGGAGAAGCGGATCTTTTGGCTTTACAGTCTACCCTAGCTACCCACCAAGCCGAACAAAAACAACTCCACCTCCGCCAGCAAGAGTTAGAACACGCCGCAAACAATATCACAGTAAATATATCGCAAAAAAATCAAGAAGTCAAGTCAAATCAGCAACTTTTTAGTCAATTTATTCAAGAACAAGAAGTATTAGAAAACCAAGACATTACTACTTTACGTTCAGCGCTTAGGGAGGCAGAGATTGCCCTAAAACAAAGCCGAGAAGGAGCAAATGCGATCGCCGATGCCTCAGATGAGTTGGTGCAGCAACAAGCCGCTTTAAGCCATCAAATAGAGGCTTTGCAACAAAATATTGAACCTCAGCGTACCGAACAAACAAAGTTAAAAGAGCGTCATAATCAGCTAACAAAACAAGTTGCCGAACAAAATCAATTAATTTCGACAATAGAGCCGCAAATAGCTGCAAAAAAAGAGCAGTTTACTAACTTAGAAGCTGACTTATTAACAGTTACCGCCGACAGTGAATTATTATTAAAAGCCTTAGCGGCGGGAGAGCAAGAATTACAAATACAAATGCAAACGCAAAACAGATTAATTTTAGAGCAACGAGAAAAACAACGTAATTTAGATAAGCTAGAAGCGCAAGTTCAAGCAATTCAAGAAACCCAAGGAACTTACGCAACTAAAGTTATTTTACAGTCTGGCTTGACTGGTGTTTGTGGATTAGTGGCTCAATTAGGCAGCGTTGAATTGCGGTATCAATTAGCATTAGAAACCGCCGCCGGAGGCAGATTAGGACAGTTGGTGGTAGAAGATGACCTAGTAGCTGCCGCAGCTATTGAGCTATTGAAGCAAAAAAAAGCTGGGAGAATCACCTTTTTACCTTTAAACAAGATTCAATCTGGGCGGTTTTCGCCTACCGTAGCCCTGCGGTATGCCAATGGGTTTGTAGATTACGCGATTAACTTGGTGGAATGCGAAGGCAAATATCAAAATATATTTGCCTATGTGTTTGGTAGCACCGTAGTATTTACCACCTTAGAAGCAGCGCGGGGTTATTTGGGACAGCATCGGATTGTGACGTTAGATGGCGAGTTATTAGAAACTAGCGGCGCAATGACGGGAGGCATGAGTAACCAGCGAGCAAGCTTACATTTTGGGAGAGTAGAGGCAACAGAATCTCAGGAAATTACCCAGTTAAAAACCCGCCTGCAAGATATTACGCAAGTGTTAGAGCGTTGTACTCAAGTAATTAATACCTTGTTAGCCAAAACTAAACAACAAAGTCAACAATCAACAGAAATGCGCCAACAAAGGCGAGAAAAGCAGCTTCAAAGCGAACAACTTACGAAAGAAATTAGTAATTTAAGCCAGCAACTAGCGCAAACACGGGTTCAAAATGCCCAAACTACCGAACAATTAGCTAACGCTCAATCTCGGTTGCAACTTTTGGAGCAAAAATTACCCTCCCTTGAAGCTACTCTGCAACAACAAAAACTAGCTTTAAGCGAATTAGAGAAGTCGCAAACAAATAGTCTTTGGCAAGAGATTCAAGCAATAATTAAGACCAACGAGCAGCAATTGCAACTTAAAGAACAAGCTTTAAGACAAGTGGAAGTCAAAATCCAAGAACTAGAACTGCAAAAGTCGCGTTTGCAAGAAAAGATTGCGACAAGTGTTGCCAGAGTCAAAGAATACCAACAACAAGAAATAGTAATAATTAGCCAAGTTGCCAAAATTGAAACTCAACTATTAGCGATCGCAACTCAAATAACCCAACTTCAGACAGCTTTAAGTCAAGTTAGCCAACAGTTGACCACCGAAAAAGCCGAGCGCGATCGCACAGAACAGCAATTACGCGCCCAACATTTAGCCTACAGTCAATGGGAATGGCAAAAACAAAAACAAATTGAAACCCAAGTAACAAAGCAACAAGAACTATTAGCACTCAAAACTAAATTACAAGAATTAGAATTACCCGAACCATTGCCCGAAATACCAATCCAGATGGATTTAGAGCAACTGCAAAAAGAATTGAAAGCAACTTCCAAACGCTTAGAAGCAATGGAGCCAGTAAATATGCTGGCACTAGAAGAATACGATCGCACCAACACGCGCCTAGAAGAACTCACGCAAAAATTAGAAACATTAGTAGCCGAACGTACAGAATTATTACTACGAATAGAGAACTTTACAACCCTGCGTCAAAGAGCTTTTAAAGAAGCCTTTGATGCTGTAAACGAGAACTTTCAAAGCATTTTTGCAATCCTCTCCGAAGGCGATGGCTACTTGCAACTAGACAATATTGAAGAACCATTTAATAGCGGATTAAACTTAGTAGCTCACCCCAAAGGAAAACCAGTCCAACGCCTAGCTTCCATGTCTGGTGGCGAAAAATCTCTGACCGCTTTAAGTTTTATTTTTGCACTGCAACGCTACCGCCCATCACCTTTTTATGCTTTTGATGAAGTCGATATGTTTTTAGATGGGGCAAATGTAGAAAGATTAGCTAAAATGATTAAACAACAAGCTACTCTAGCGCAATTTATAGTCGTCAGTTTGCGCCGACCAATGATAGAATCAGCCGAACGTACTATAGGCGTGACTCAAGCACGAGGGGCGTATACTCAAGTGTTGGGAATCAAGTTGTAA
- a CDS encoding PRC-barrel domain-containing protein — MTSEQIIRRSDILNTKVITDDNAKQLGLVSQLWVDIDQREVVALSLRDNLIAFSGVPRYMYLSSIRKIGDVLLVDNEDVVEDIDVDIYSNLINYEVITETGELLGRVRSFVFNPETGKIASLIIASLGIPQIPEQVLSTYELPIDEIISSGANRLIVVEGAEERLNQLTVGVLERLGIGKAPWERDEDEAYYTPTTTKAENQLGTGVPLQAPKVQQVRTNRPLVEKAWDEDDYEYELEERQPPQQLRQRQYESIQYEEDLEDDNNWSEATAKDRYEPKKYIETESNASLYDDELNDDAWDDEPKPIIIPKKTKAPEYEEEEGGY; from the coding sequence ATGACCTCCGAACAAATTATCAGACGTTCCGACATCTTAAACACCAAAGTAATTACCGACGACAACGCCAAGCAATTAGGCTTAGTAAGTCAACTGTGGGTAGATATCGACCAACGCGAGGTTGTAGCTCTAAGCTTACGAGACAACCTAATCGCTTTCTCCGGTGTACCAAGATATATGTATTTAAGTAGCATCCGCAAAATCGGCGATGTGCTGCTAGTAGACAACGAAGACGTAGTTGAAGATATAGACGTTGACATTTACAGCAATTTAATTAACTACGAAGTAATTACCGAGACGGGAGAACTTTTAGGTAGAGTACGCAGCTTTGTTTTTAACCCCGAAACTGGCAAAATTGCCTCGTTAATTATCGCCTCTTTGGGTATTCCCCAAATTCCCGAACAAGTATTGAGTACCTACGAATTGCCGATTGATGAAATTATCAGTAGCGGCGCAAATAGGCTGATTGTAGTGGAGGGAGCAGAAGAAAGGTTAAATCAGCTAACGGTCGGCGTATTAGAGCGTCTAGGCATCGGCAAAGCCCCTTGGGAGCGCGATGAGGACGAGGCTTACTACACACCCACAACAACTAAAGCGGAAAATCAGTTAGGTACGGGAGTTCCCCTGCAAGCGCCAAAAGTTCAACAAGTACGTACCAATCGCCCCCTAGTAGAAAAAGCTTGGGACGAAGATGATTACGAGTATGAATTAGAAGAACGTCAACCACCGCAACAATTACGTCAGCGTCAGTACGAGTCTATTCAATATGAAGAAGACTTAGAAGATGATAATAACTGGAGTGAAGCAACGGCGAAAGATCGTTACGAACCTAAAAAGTATATTGAGACAGAATCTAACGCTAGTCTTTATGATGATGAGTTAAACGACGATGCTTGGGATGATGAACCAAAACCAATTATTATTCCCAAGAAAACGAAAGCTCCAGAATACGAGGAAGAAGAAGGAGGGTATTAA
- a CDS encoding hybrid sensor histidine kinase/response regulator, producing MTDSQQFSPVENAIALFDESQHLILFNQRLATLWGLSADWLAQKPNLRLFFAEVVSHGYWSQAQYLQLVAAVESIQVEKSHYIKQTNGIYLEAYISRTSEQGYIFTFRDVSEAQSFQTSINAQVRQQAFILGLMERLQPASELREIGEFALSYLVKAMDAAFGDIKIITGVGFDSVAHVLTNQVGAKFIAVYGEVAVKEMEALLNTGIHYGQGLLWQVVTTGKPLFVDDYKNHPKAVPAFQHPGIGDLGIFPIPAANGDIIGVLTLESRGKQKLRDAPQQNMLTAACRMMGVAIERAQNQVRLSEIHQDLEQASQLKSEFLTSMSHELRTPLNSILGFANLLLQEVAGSLTTRQVKYSQIIAESGQHLLQLINDILDLAKIESGKAELELQSVAIAELCTQCLEMVQHRADKKRLVLSQEIDQHLGQVNLDERRVRQMLINLLSNAVKFTPEGGQIKFVCRVAYGSQLQEQFRPDRSPVNPSTPYLCFEVQDTGIGIAQEKWNLLFRPFQQVDASLTREHEGTGLGLALTKRLAELHGGTVSLESVEHQGSTFRVWLPLTEMRGLATKLLPAPPVAAENNQARLVAKNPKRIWVVEDQPYNQELIIEVLELEGYIVDLIPDGGVMMEAMQSNAVLPDLILLDIQLPKVDGFEIVRHLKASSKWKHIPVIAVTAMAMKGDRDRCLAAGANAYMSKPLNLSLLQETLHMMLP from the coding sequence ATGACAGATAGCCAACAATTTAGTCCTGTAGAAAATGCGATCGCTCTGTTTGATGAGTCGCAACATCTGATTCTATTTAATCAAAGACTTGCCACATTGTGGGGACTATCTGCGGACTGGCTTGCACAAAAGCCAAATTTGCGCTTGTTTTTTGCCGAAGTTGTAAGTCATGGCTATTGGTCTCAAGCACAGTATTTACAATTAGTTGCGGCGGTTGAATCTATCCAAGTTGAGAAGTCACACTACATTAAACAAACTAATGGCATCTATTTGGAAGCGTACATTAGCCGCACTTCCGAGCAGGGATACATATTTACTTTTCGTGATGTCAGTGAGGCTCAATCCTTTCAAACAAGTATAAATGCTCAAGTAAGACAGCAAGCTTTTATCCTTGGGTTAATGGAAAGGCTACAACCTGCAAGCGAACTGCGGGAAATTGGCGAGTTTGCTTTGAGTTATTTGGTGAAAGCTATGGATGCGGCTTTTGGAGATATCAAAATAATTACTGGTGTTGGGTTCGACTCCGTTGCTCATGTGCTGACAAATCAAGTTGGCGCAAAATTTATTGCTGTTTACGGTGAAGTAGCAGTAAAAGAAATGGAAGCTTTACTAAATACTGGTATTCACTATGGTCAAGGTTTGTTGTGGCAAGTAGTTACAACGGGTAAGCCGTTGTTTGTTGATGACTACAAAAATCACCCCAAAGCCGTACCTGCCTTCCAACATCCCGGCATTGGTGATTTGGGTATTTTTCCGATTCCGGCAGCCAACGGGGATATTATCGGCGTACTAACTTTAGAGTCGCGCGGTAAACAAAAATTGCGAGATGCACCCCAACAAAATATGCTAACAGCCGCTTGCCGAATGATGGGCGTAGCGATTGAGCGGGCGCAAAACCAAGTACGCTTGTCCGAAATTCATCAAGACTTGGAGCAGGCTTCCCAACTAAAATCAGAATTTTTAACCTCCATGTCTCACGAACTGAGAACCCCACTTAACAGCATCTTAGGGTTTGCCAACTTGCTCTTGCAAGAAGTTGCTGGTTCTTTGACGACGCGTCAGGTTAAATATAGTCAAATAATTGCCGAAAGCGGTCAGCATTTATTGCAATTAATCAATGATATTCTCGACCTTGCCAAAATTGAATCTGGTAAAGCCGAGCTAGAATTACAATCGGTAGCGATCGCTGAGTTGTGTACTCAATGCTTGGAGATGGTTCAACATCGCGCCGACAAAAAACGTTTGGTACTATCTCAAGAGATTGACCAGCACCTAGGACAGGTAAATCTAGACGAGCGCCGCGTCCGCCAAATGCTGATTAATCTGCTCTCTAACGCCGTCAAATTCACCCCCGAAGGCGGACAAATCAAATTTGTTTGTAGGGTAGCTTATGGCAGTCAGTTACAAGAACAATTTCGACCCGATCGCAGTCCCGTTAATCCCAGCACTCCTTACCTATGCTTTGAAGTTCAAGACACAGGTATTGGCATTGCTCAAGAGAAGTGGAATTTATTATTTCGACCATTTCAACAGGTAGATGCTTCGTTAACGCGGGAGCATGAGGGTACGGGGTTGGGACTGGCGCTAACAAAACGGTTAGCAGAATTACACGGCGGTACAGTTTCTCTAGAATCGGTCGAACACCAAGGGAGTACGTTTCGCGTCTGGCTACCGCTTACGGAAATGCGTGGATTGGCAACTAAATTGTTGCCCGCACCGCCAGTTGCAGCAGAAAATAATCAAGCAAGATTAGTTGCTAAAAATCCCAAACGAATCTGGGTGGTAGAAGATCAGCCCTACAACCAGGAATTAATTATAGAAGTGCTAGAACTTGAAGGTTACATTGTAGACTTAATCCCCGATGGTGGCGTAATGATGGAAGCTATGCAATCAAACGCTGTACTTCCAGATTTAATTTTGCTGGATATTCAATTACCAAAAGTAGATGGATTTGAAATTGTCCGTCACCTTAAAGCTAGTTCTAAATGGAAACACATTCCGGTAATAGCTGTAACGGCAATGGCGATGAAGGGCGATCGCGATCGTTGTTTGGCGGCGGGTGCTAATGCCTACATGAGCAAGCCTTTAAACCTAAGTTTGTTGCAAGAAACCCTGCACATGATGTTACCCTAA
- a CDS encoding DUF928 domain-containing protein, translating to MKRNYWLKYLPAILATTCLMPIVPTLAVPQLPTAIAQSTSSQYNKYMRQGYSATAKRNYRQALVNFRRALSSRPGDPYATAAINNVSKYARRGTSKTIFIASNRGAPGTRQGGATRGGCSSSDRTLTALVPANNLGMTTTQYPVIFFYVPQTSADTLELSLLDENDNEIYQKNLTPNKSGGIASINFSTLPGLKPLQVNKSYHWYLSIVCNTQDRSADIFVDGWVQRIKPDPALQTELQQASPSDRASLYAVNGIWYDSLAALFETRKSSPNNAALVNEWADLLDSVGLDQIAREPLVSCCTATN from the coding sequence GTGAAACGCAATTATTGGTTGAAATACTTACCGGCAATTTTAGCAACAACTTGTTTAATGCCCATAGTGCCAACTTTGGCAGTTCCCCAATTGCCAACGGCAATTGCTCAATCTACCTCATCGCAATATAACAAGTATATGCGGCAAGGCTACTCAGCAACGGCTAAAAGAAATTATCGCCAGGCTTTGGTTAATTTTAGACGCGCTTTAAGTTCTCGTCCTGGCGATCCCTATGCTACGGCTGCAATCAATAATGTCAGTAAGTACGCTCGTCGCGGTACATCAAAAACTATATTTATCGCTTCAAACCGAGGCGCACCTGGCACAAGACAAGGTGGTGCAACTAGAGGAGGGTGTTCTAGTAGTGATCGCACTTTAACAGCATTAGTTCCTGCCAATAATTTAGGCATGACCACAACCCAGTATCCGGTAATTTTCTTTTATGTACCACAAACTTCTGCCGATACCTTAGAACTATCACTACTAGATGAAAACGATAACGAGATTTATCAAAAAAACCTCACACCGAATAAAAGTGGGGGTATCGCTAGTATAAATTTTTCAACTTTGCCTGGTTTAAAACCCTTGCAAGTAAATAAAAGTTACCACTGGTATTTATCGATTGTGTGTAACACTCAAGACCGTTCGGCAGATATATTTGTAGATGGTTGGGTGCAAAGAATCAAACCCGACCCCGCCTTACAAACCGAATTGCAACAAGCATCGCCTAGCGATCGCGCTTCTCTGTACGCTGTTAATGGTATTTGGTATGATAGCCTCGCGGCGCTCTTTGAAACCCGCAAATCCAGTCCAAATAATGCCGCATTAGTCAATGAATGGGCAGATTTGTTAGATTCGGTGGGATTAGATCAAATTGCTAGAGAACCCTTAGTTTCCTGTTGTACGGCAACTAACTAA